In one window of Kitasatospora sp. MMS16-BH015 DNA:
- a CDS encoding M48 family metalloprotease: MDLPDRTDPAVPATGTTPDGPPGTTPSGPPDAGPDGPPVDAADFTPADFTPADFTPAEVARGRALRRAQLPWVLGGRIAGLVLTVALGFTPAGAGLVTGVGGWFGGSWAAEVLGGAGALLVIGQVLQVPFGARVRAVRAGYGLVTQGWGGWVVDQLRGLALGLLLVLPAVWGLYALSGWSPHRWWYAAAPAAAGLVLALSFLHPLLIEPVFNRFAPMPPGPLRTALLALAERDGIAVRDVLVADASRRTTALNAYVSGFGATRRIVAYDTLLSTAEPREVELVVAHELGHVKHRDVLIGTTLGALGAALAVALLGLLLTWPALLSAAGADSAADPRSLPLLAACAALLSAFSGPAQCTASRRIEARADTHALDLTADPVSFIAMQRRLAVANISDVDPPRALELLFATHPSATRRIAAARRWAAAR; the protein is encoded by the coding sequence ATGGACTTGCCTGACCGCACCGACCCGGCAGTTCCCGCCACGGGCACCACACCGGACGGTCCGCCGGGCACCACACCGTCCGGTCCGCCGGACGCCGGACCGGACGGTCCGCCGGTGGATGCTGCGGACTTCACCCCGGCGGACTTCACCCCGGCGGACTTCACCCCGGCGGAGGTCGCCCGCGGTCGGGCGTTGCGCCGGGCCCAGCTGCCCTGGGTACTCGGTGGGCGGATCGCCGGGCTGGTGTTGACGGTGGCGCTCGGGTTCACCCCGGCCGGGGCGGGGCTGGTGACGGGCGTCGGTGGGTGGTTCGGTGGGTCCTGGGCGGCCGAAGTGCTGGGCGGGGCCGGGGCGTTGTTGGTGATCGGGCAGGTGTTGCAGGTGCCGTTCGGGGCCCGGGTACGGGCCGTCCGGGCGGGGTACGGGCTGGTGACCCAGGGGTGGGGCGGCTGGGTCGTCGACCAACTGCGGGGGCTGGCGCTCGGGTTGCTGCTGGTCCTGCCGGCCGTGTGGGGGCTGTACGCGCTCAGCGGGTGGTCGCCGCACCGCTGGTGGTATGCCGCCGCGCCCGCCGCCGCCGGCCTGGTGCTCGCCCTCTCCTTCCTCCACCCGCTGCTGATCGAGCCGGTCTTCAACCGGTTCGCCCCGATGCCGCCCGGGCCGCTGCGCACCGCGCTGCTCGCGCTGGCCGAGCGCGACGGCATCGCGGTGCGGGACGTGCTGGTCGCCGACGCGTCCCGCCGCACCACCGCGCTCAACGCGTACGTCTCCGGCTTCGGCGCCACCCGCCGGATCGTCGCCTACGACACCCTGCTGAGCACCGCCGAGCCGCGCGAGGTCGAGCTGGTGGTCGCCCACGAGTTGGGGCACGTCAAGCACCGGGACGTGCTGATCGGCACCACTCTCGGCGCGCTGGGCGCGGCCCTCGCCGTCGCCCTGCTCGGACTGCTGCTGACCTGGCCCGCCCTGCTCTCCGCGGCCGGGGCCGACTCCGCCGCCGACCCGCGTTCGCTGCCGCTGTTGGCGGCCTGCGCCGCGCTGCTCTCCGCGTTCTCCGGCCCCGCCCAGTGCACGGCGAGCCGGCGGATCGAGGCCCGCGCCGACACCCACGCGCTCGACCTGACGGCCGACCCGGTGAGCTTCATCGCCATGCAGCGCCGCCTGGCCGTGGCCAACATCTCCGACGTGGACCCGCCCCGCGCCCTCGAACTCCTCTTCGCCACCCACCCGAGTGCCACCCGCCGGATCGCCGCCGCCCGCCGCTGGGCAGCCGCCCGCTGA
- a CDS encoding bifunctional 2-polyprenyl-6-hydroxyphenol methylase/3-demethylubiquinol 3-O-methyltransferase UbiG, producing MPFHLASEFYDLPGFIAGRDSLWDFEVAEVGEVTGKRLLHLQCHIGLDTLSWARRGARVTGLDFSEPAVVAAGELAERIGVTDARFVASDVYAAAEALDGETFDIVCTGFGALCWLPDLDRWARTVARLLAPGGFLYLAEYHPFADILGADGLTVEQDYFNRKPNVYDEPGTYTDLTGPTEATVTVEWQHGLGEVVTALVEAGLRPEFLHEHDHAHFRLPAGGPVPRVYSIRAAK from the coding sequence GTGCCGTTCCACCTCGCCAGCGAGTTCTACGACCTGCCCGGATTCATCGCGGGGCGGGACAGTCTGTGGGACTTCGAGGTGGCCGAGGTCGGTGAGGTGACGGGCAAGCGGCTGCTCCACCTCCAGTGCCACATCGGCCTGGACACCCTCTCCTGGGCGCGTCGCGGCGCCCGCGTCACCGGGCTGGACTTCTCCGAGCCCGCCGTGGTCGCGGCCGGCGAGCTGGCCGAGCGGATCGGGGTCACCGACGCCCGCTTCGTTGCCTCCGACGTGTACGCGGCGGCCGAGGCGCTGGACGGGGAGACCTTCGACATCGTCTGCACGGGCTTCGGCGCCCTCTGCTGGCTGCCGGACCTGGACCGGTGGGCCCGGACGGTGGCCCGTCTGCTCGCCCCAGGCGGGTTCCTCTACCTCGCGGAGTACCACCCCTTCGCCGACATCCTCGGCGCCGACGGCCTGACCGTCGAGCAGGACTACTTCAACCGCAAGCCGAACGTGTACGACGAGCCCGGCACCTACACCGACCTCACCGGCCCGACCGAGGCCACGGTGACGGTGGAGTGGCAGCACGGCCTGGGCGAGGTCGTCACCGCCCTCGTCGAGGCCGGCCTGCGGCCGGAGTTCCTGCACGAGCACGACCACGCCCACTTCCGCCTCCCGGCGGGCGGCCCGGTGCCCCGGGTCTACTCGATCAGAGCCGCCAAATAG
- a CDS encoding alpha/beta fold hydrolase codes for MSTSAKSPTLVFIPCFSGAPWSAEQLAPYGDAPRRTLRLPEGVDDIDRYADHVETAVAGLDEFVLVGDSFGANIALALATRRPQGLRALVLSGGFAADPVDSKPWRALAQVMGKARGPLYRQLTLRAHAHRLASPFDGEGQVPWSEARSRDLFLANTPAASFGARVRAALTADYVAVLGRVQVPTLILTPAHDVLIGEEASRVMLAGIPDSREVVLPRTGHMFRFSHPVSYAAAVQDFLGALPDTQPRAGAGA; via the coding sequence ATGAGCACTTCAGCGAAGAGTCCCACCCTCGTCTTCATCCCGTGCTTCTCCGGTGCCCCGTGGAGCGCCGAGCAGCTCGCCCCGTACGGGGATGCGCCCCGCCGCACGCTGCGCCTCCCCGAAGGCGTCGACGACATCGACCGTTACGCCGACCACGTCGAGACCGCGGTCGCGGGCCTGGACGAGTTCGTGCTGGTCGGTGACTCCTTCGGTGCGAACATCGCGCTCGCGCTCGCGACCCGCCGTCCGCAAGGCCTGCGCGCCTTGGTCCTGTCCGGCGGATTCGCGGCCGACCCGGTCGACTCCAAGCCGTGGCGGGCGCTGGCCCAGGTGATGGGCAAGGCCCGGGGGCCGCTGTACCGGCAGCTGACGCTGCGGGCGCACGCCCACCGGCTCGCCTCACCGTTCGACGGCGAAGGGCAGGTGCCCTGGAGCGAGGCGCGCAGCCGCGACCTGTTCCTCGCCAACACCCCGGCCGCCTCCTTCGGCGCCCGAGTCCGGGCAGCGCTCACCGCGGACTACGTCGCCGTGCTCGGCCGGGTCCAGGTCCCGACGCTGATCCTGACCCCCGCGCACGACGTGCTGATCGGCGAGGAAGCGTCCAGGGTGATGCTCGCGGGCATCCCCGACTCCCGGGAGGTGGTGCTGCCGCGCACCGGCCACATGTTCCGCTTCTCCCACCCCGTCAGCTACGCCGCCGCGGTCCAGGACTTCCTCGGCGCCCTGCCGGACACCCAGCCCCGGGCGGGTGCCGGTGCGTAA
- a CDS encoding MarR family winged helix-turn-helix transcriptional regulator has translation MPVRKAEHLRFAILAAQREGNRLLIQALKPHGITPSQAEVLRLLQQHGTLSLSGLGQLLACESGTNPSRLVERVVAAGLVERRTDAEDRRYLQLRLTPEGRRLAAAVAEIEEALYSAMDAAAEGLDTEAMLAFLHRFIDPLPSGEALNKRLTLG, from the coding sequence GTGCCGGTGCGTAAGGCGGAGCACCTGCGGTTCGCGATCCTGGCGGCCCAGCGCGAAGGGAACCGGCTGCTGATCCAGGCCCTCAAGCCCCATGGCATCACCCCGTCGCAGGCCGAGGTGCTGCGCCTGCTCCAGCAGCACGGCACCCTGAGCCTCAGCGGGCTCGGTCAGCTCCTGGCCTGCGAGAGCGGTACCAACCCCAGCCGGCTGGTCGAACGCGTCGTGGCGGCCGGGCTGGTCGAGCGCCGCACCGACGCCGAGGACCGCCGGTACCTTCAACTCCGGCTCACCCCCGAGGGCCGGCGCCTGGCCGCCGCGGTCGCCGAGATCGAGGAGGCGCTCTACTCGGCGATGGACGCCGCCGCCGAGGGCCTGGACACCGAGGCGATGCTCGCCTTCCTGCACCGCTTCATCGATCCCCTCCCCTCGGGCGAGGCCCTCAACAAGCGCCTCACCCTCGGCTGA
- the cobC gene encoding Rv2231c family pyridoxal phosphate-dependent protein CobC, translating into MATPEAVGATAGVDRAAGVGGTTGAGGGGVVVGVGARRGVEAGELLGLVDAALSELGLGRADVLQLATLVGKLTEPGVRAAATALSVPLFGHSAEALAAVPVPHPSPAVRAAVGTPGVAEAAALLTGGSLLLPKRASARATVAIARPHPDHRPHPAGAPTVTAASPHPGRSDRPDRPEAAPQSADLVGEPDLRHHGDAEVRYEGAELVDLAVNVRTGTPPEWLRARLAETLTELAAYPDGVEARAAVAARHGRPVAEVLLTSGAAEAFVLLARTLAPRYAVVVHPQFTEPEAALRDAGHPVHRALLAAADGFRLTPGAVPEAADLVVIGNPTNPTSIAHPAADLAALARPGRTLVVDEAFMDTLPGEPETLAALRELPGQVVVLRSLTKTWGLAGLRIGYVLGPAELIARLAAAQPLWPVSTPALTAAIACSAPAALAEAEEAAVLTGEHRDHLLKGLAAFPTVRVHGTPAASFVLVELPDATAVRARLRELGFAVRRGDTFPGLGPDWLRIAVRAPATTDRFLDALARAL; encoded by the coding sequence GTGGCCACGCCCGAAGCGGTGGGAGCTACTGCCGGTGTCGATCGTGCTGCCGGTGTCGGCGGGACCACCGGGGCGGGTGGTGGCGGTGTCGTCGTCGGGGTCGGGGCGCGGCGCGGGGTCGAGGCGGGCGAGCTGCTCGGGCTGGTGGACGCGGCACTCAGCGAGCTGGGTCTCGGGCGGGCAGACGTGCTGCAACTGGCGACTCTGGTAGGAAAGTTGACTGAGCCCGGGGTCCGGGCCGCCGCCACCGCCCTGAGCGTACCGCTGTTCGGGCACTCCGCCGAGGCCCTCGCCGCCGTACCGGTGCCGCACCCCTCCCCCGCCGTCCGCGCCGCCGTCGGCACCCCCGGCGTGGCCGAGGCCGCCGCCCTGCTGACCGGCGGCTCCCTGCTCCTCCCCAAACGCGCCTCCGCCCGGGCCACCGTGGCGATCGCCCGCCCCCACCCCGACCACCGCCCCCACCCCGCAGGAGCCCCCACCGTGACCGCCGCCAGCCCCCACCCCGGCCGATCCGACCGACCCGACCGACCCGAGGCCGCACCGCAGTCGGCAGACCTCGTCGGCGAACCGGACCTGCGCCACCACGGTGATGCCGAAGTGCGGTACGAGGGTGCGGAGTTGGTCGACCTGGCGGTCAACGTCCGGACCGGCACACCGCCGGAGTGGCTGCGGGCGCGGCTGGCGGAGACGCTCACCGAGCTGGCCGCCTACCCGGACGGGGTCGAGGCCCGGGCGGCGGTGGCGGCACGGCACGGGCGGCCGGTGGCCGAGGTGCTGCTCACCTCCGGGGCTGCCGAGGCGTTCGTGCTGCTGGCCCGTACCCTCGCGCCCCGGTACGCCGTCGTGGTGCACCCGCAGTTCACCGAACCGGAGGCGGCGCTGCGTGACGCCGGACACCCCGTGCACCGCGCCCTGCTCGCCGCCGCGGACGGCTTCCGGCTGACGCCGGGCGCCGTGCCGGAGGCCGCCGACCTGGTGGTGATCGGCAACCCCACCAACCCGACCTCGATCGCCCACCCCGCCGCCGATCTAGCCGCCCTGGCCCGGCCCGGCCGCACGCTGGTGGTCGACGAGGCCTTCATGGACACCCTGCCCGGGGAGCCCGAGACGCTCGCCGCACTGCGCGAACTCCCCGGCCAGGTCGTGGTGTTGCGCAGCCTCACCAAGACCTGGGGGCTGGCCGGTCTGCGGATCGGCTACGTGCTCGGCCCGGCCGAACTGATCGCCCGGCTCGCCGCCGCCCAACCCCTCTGGCCGGTCTCCACCCCGGCCCTGACCGCCGCGATCGCCTGCAGCGCCCCCGCCGCCCTCGCCGAGGCGGAGGAGGCCGCCGTGCTGACCGGCGAGCACCGCGACCACCTGCTCAAGGGCCTGGCGGCCTTCCCGACCGTCCGGGTGCACGGCACCCCGGCCGCCTCCTTCGTCCTGGTCGAACTCCCGGACGCGACAGCCGTCCGGGCCCGCCTGCGCGAACTCGGCTTCGCCGTCCGCCGGGGCGACACCTTCCCCGGCCTCGGCCCCGACTGGCTGCGCATCGCCGTCCGCGCCCCGGCCACCACGGACCGGTTCCTGGACGCCCTTGCCCGCGCCCTCTGA
- a CDS encoding alkaline phosphatase family protein, whose amino-acid sequence MTKPARSRRKLTAIAASVGLAAASLGIWAATSSTAQAATLPTPDHVVVVVMENHAYSQVIGSSSAPYINSLKAGGANLTNSFGITHPSEPNYYALFSGSTQGRTDDSCVSVGSMTAPNLASELLAAGKTWASYNESLPSQGSTTCSSGKYAQKHNPWFGFGNVPTSSAYTFAQFPTDYTTLPKVSFVVPNLCSDMHDCSVSTGDTWIKNNLGAYATWAQTHNSILVVTFDEDNSLSGNKIPTVYYGQHVAAGSSSATTYNHYNTLRTLEDLAGLTSHAGNAATASDVSGIWN is encoded by the coding sequence ATGACGAAGCCCGCCCGCTCCCGCCGCAAGCTCACCGCGATCGCGGCCTCGGTCGGCCTGGCCGCCGCCTCGCTGGGCATCTGGGCCGCCACCAGCAGCACCGCCCAGGCCGCCACGCTGCCGACGCCCGACCACGTCGTGGTGGTCGTGATGGAGAACCACGCGTACTCGCAGGTGATCGGCAGCTCCAGCGCGCCGTACATCAACTCGCTCAAGGCCGGCGGTGCCAACCTCACCAACTCCTTCGGCATCACCCACCCGAGCGAGCCGAACTACTACGCGCTCTTCTCCGGCTCCACCCAGGGCCGCACCGACGACAGCTGTGTGAGCGTCGGCTCGATGACCGCCCCGAACCTGGCCTCCGAGCTGCTCGCGGCCGGCAAGACCTGGGCCAGCTACAACGAGTCGCTGCCGAGCCAGGGTTCGACCACCTGCAGCAGCGGCAAGTACGCCCAGAAGCACAACCCGTGGTTCGGCTTCGGCAACGTGCCCACCTCCTCGGCCTACACCTTCGCGCAGTTCCCGACCGACTACACCACGCTGCCCAAGGTCTCCTTCGTGGTGCCGAACCTGTGCAGCGACATGCACGACTGCTCGGTCTCCACCGGTGACACCTGGATCAAGAACAACCTGGGCGCGTACGCCACCTGGGCGCAGACCCACAACAGCATCCTGGTCGTCACCTTCGACGAGGACAACAGCCTCTCGGGCAACAAGATCCCGACCGTGTACTACGGTCAGCACGTGGCCGCCGGCAGCAGCAGTGCCACCACCTACAACCACTACAACACGCTGCGCACCCTCGAGGACCTGGCCGGCCTGACCAGCCACGCGGGCAACGCCGCCACCGCCTCCGACGTCTCCGGCATCTGGAACTGA
- a CDS encoding MFS transporter — MYLAESRAAKAPAAAPGKSPGRGGAAVPGTVLALGAVSLITDISSEMVTAVLPLYVVTGLGLSPLGFGVLDGINNGVGSLVRLLGGHFADRGGRGHKTVAALGYGLSALCKPLLLLVHSITLIGGVLAVDRTGKGLRTAPRDAMISLATAPEHRGRAFGVHRAMDTTGALLGPLLAFALLRLTVDGYDAVFTVSGCIAVIGVLVLLLFVPTPAAAPRSEEPRTAPPKLTESLALLKLPALRRLTLCAMLLGLTTVSDSFLYLLLQRQLDLPTRMFPLLPLGTAAAFLLLAYPLGVVADRIGRRTLFLLGHAVLLLAYTAVLLSTGSGAAVAVGVLLLHGLFYAATDGVLAAAAADVTPADQVGAGLALVGTGQALARFACSLLFGAAWSVWGGHTTLAVTAAAMTAGAVTAGFVLRTATPTGTAGAAK; from the coding sequence GTGTACCTCGCGGAGTCTCGTGCCGCCAAGGCTCCCGCCGCCGCCCCGGGCAAGAGCCCGGGGCGGGGCGGGGCCGCCGTGCCCGGCACCGTGCTCGCCCTGGGCGCGGTCAGCCTGATCACCGACATCTCCTCCGAGATGGTCACCGCCGTGCTGCCGCTGTACGTGGTGACCGGGCTCGGGCTCTCCCCGCTCGGCTTCGGCGTGCTGGACGGCATCAACAACGGGGTCGGTTCGCTGGTGCGGCTGCTCGGCGGGCACTTCGCCGACCGGGGCGGCCGGGGTCACAAGACCGTGGCCGCGCTCGGCTACGGGCTCTCCGCGCTCTGCAAACCGCTGCTGCTGCTCGTGCACAGCATCACCCTGATCGGCGGCGTGCTCGCCGTCGACCGCACCGGCAAGGGCCTGCGCACGGCCCCCCGGGACGCGATGATCTCGCTGGCCACCGCGCCCGAGCACCGGGGCCGCGCCTTCGGCGTGCACCGCGCGATGGACACCACCGGCGCCCTGCTCGGCCCGCTGCTCGCCTTCGCCCTGCTGCGCCTGACCGTGGACGGTTACGACGCCGTGTTCACCGTCAGCGGCTGCATCGCGGTGATCGGTGTGCTGGTGCTGCTGCTCTTCGTCCCGACCCCCGCCGCTGCGCCGAGGAGCGAGGAACCCCGCACCGCCCCACCGAAGTTGACCGAGAGCCTGGCCCTGCTCAAGCTGCCCGCGCTGCGCCGGCTCACCCTGTGCGCGATGCTGCTCGGCCTGACCACCGTCAGCGACTCGTTCCTCTACCTGCTGCTACAGCGCCAACTCGACCTGCCCACAAGGATGTTCCCGCTGCTGCCGCTCGGCACCGCCGCCGCCTTCCTGCTGCTGGCCTACCCGCTGGGCGTGGTGGCCGACCGGATCGGCCGCCGCACCCTCTTCCTGCTCGGCCATGCGGTCCTGCTGCTCGCGTACACCGCGGTGCTGCTCTCCACCGGTTCGGGCGCGGCCGTCGCGGTCGGCGTGCTGCTGCTGCACGGGCTGTTCTACGCCGCCACCGACGGGGTGCTGGCCGCAGCCGCGGCGGACGTCACGCCCGCCGACCAGGTCGGCGCCGGGCTGGCCCTGGTCGGCACCGGGCAGGCGCTGGCCCGGTTCGCCTGCTCACTGCTGTTCGGCGCGGCCTGGAGCGTCTGGGGCGGCCACACCACCCTCGCGGTCACCGCCGCGGCGATGACCGCCGGCGCCGTGACGGCCGGCTTCGTCCTGCGCACCGCCACCCCCACCGGAACCGCTGGAGCCGCCAAGTGA
- a CDS encoding PD40 domain-containing protein — protein sequence MNRAHRLLILLVAVLLLGGVGTGAVLYAADRSGKKDQEQPGGPAVRPGTVTLEASSGRELVFRNMAWGPHRDEVVSVPAGQPDGPRTASGVKCLRFHAAAGYGICLQAVHHGALEDSYRAVVLDSKLHELHGYPAVGIPTRDRVSPSGHHVAWTVFVSGDSYGGTDFSTRTAIADTRDWHVDDNLETYAIVKDGRPYRASDVNVWGVTFSAADDNLFYATVATGGRTYLVRGDIAGRTLTTLHENVECPSLSPDGTKIAYKRRVPGLPSDAQWRLYVLDLRTMTETATAEQRQIDDQTVWADGSTLVYALPGDFGADLWTVPADGSGSAQVLLKAGLAPAYLG from the coding sequence GTGAACCGTGCCCACCGGCTGTTGATCCTGCTGGTCGCCGTGCTGCTGCTCGGCGGCGTCGGCACCGGCGCGGTGCTGTACGCGGCGGACCGCTCCGGCAAGAAGGACCAGGAGCAGCCCGGGGGGCCGGCCGTGCGGCCGGGCACGGTGACCCTGGAGGCATCCAGCGGGCGGGAGTTGGTCTTCCGCAACATGGCCTGGGGGCCGCACCGGGACGAGGTGGTGAGCGTCCCGGCCGGGCAGCCGGACGGGCCGCGGACGGCCTCCGGCGTCAAGTGCCTGCGGTTCCACGCGGCGGCGGGCTACGGGATCTGCCTGCAGGCGGTGCACCACGGTGCGCTGGAGGACAGCTACCGGGCGGTGGTGCTGGACTCGAAGCTGCACGAGCTGCACGGCTACCCGGCGGTCGGCATCCCGACCCGTGACCGGGTCTCGCCCTCGGGGCACCACGTGGCCTGGACGGTGTTCGTCAGCGGCGACTCCTACGGCGGCACCGACTTCTCGACCCGGACGGCCATCGCCGACACCCGCGACTGGCACGTGGACGACAACCTGGAGACGTACGCGATCGTCAAGGACGGCCGCCCGTACCGGGCGAGCGACGTCAACGTCTGGGGCGTGACCTTCTCCGCCGCCGACGACAACCTGTTCTACGCCACGGTGGCCACCGGTGGCCGCACCTACCTGGTGAGGGGCGACATCGCCGGCCGCACGCTGACCACCCTGCACGAGAACGTGGAGTGCCCCTCGCTCTCGCCCGACGGCACGAAGATCGCGTACAAGCGCCGGGTGCCTGGCCTGCCGAGCGACGCCCAGTGGCGGCTGTACGTGCTCGATCTGCGCACCATGACCGAGACCGCCACCGCCGAGCAGCGCCAGATCGACGACCAGACGGTCTGGGCCGACGGTTCGACGCTGGTCTACGCCCTGCCCGGCGACTTCGGCGCCGACCTGTGGACCGTGCCGGCCGACGGCAGTGGCAGTGCGCAGGTGCTCCTCAAGGCGGGCCTCGCCCCCGCGTACCTGGGCTGA
- a CDS encoding branched-chain amino acid ABC transporter substrate-binding protein yields the protein MLRKRLLQTAAPLVVGVLALAGCSKGGDEASADGKKVFKIAYEGPLTGESAALGAHMENGVKLAIQQANAKGDLPFTLQYVPGDDTGTADQAPAAAQKIIDDDQVIATIGPAFSAPTKAVGQLYSQANLLALTSSASSPSLTTLGFTSFLRGIPNDNAQGGGMAVYYAKKVKAKKVFLVDDKTEYGVGLSGVAEADLKKDGVQVVRESVPQKTPDYTAVATEAKNSGADALIYAGFYADAAPFAKKLKEAGFTGPKIASDGTNDKKFVELAGDASEGWLLTCPCVDPTVDPDIKKFTEDYRAAFKVDPGTYSAESFDAANLVIEQLKALGTGATREALLAAVKKADYKGLTKRYHFDDKGEFPDKAAFLYQVKDGKIVYQGDVNTLANG from the coding sequence GTGCTGCGCAAGCGACTTCTCCAGACCGCCGCCCCGCTCGTGGTGGGTGTGCTCGCCCTCGCCGGCTGCTCAAAGGGCGGGGACGAAGCCTCCGCCGACGGCAAGAAGGTCTTCAAGATCGCGTACGAGGGCCCGCTCACCGGTGAGAGCGCCGCGCTCGGCGCCCACATGGAGAACGGCGTCAAGCTGGCGATCCAGCAGGCCAACGCCAAGGGCGACCTGCCGTTCACCCTCCAGTACGTGCCCGGCGACGACACCGGCACCGCCGACCAGGCCCCGGCCGCCGCCCAGAAGATCATCGACGACGACCAGGTGATCGCCACCATCGGCCCTGCCTTCTCCGCGCCCACCAAGGCCGTCGGCCAGCTCTACTCGCAGGCCAACCTGCTCGCGCTGACCTCCTCGGCCAGCAGCCCCTCGCTCACCACCCTCGGCTTCACCTCCTTCCTGCGCGGCATCCCGAACGACAACGCGCAGGGCGGCGGCATGGCCGTCTACTACGCCAAGAAGGTCAAGGCCAAGAAGGTCTTCCTGGTCGACGACAAGACCGAGTACGGCGTGGGCCTGTCCGGCGTGGCCGAGGCCGACCTCAAGAAGGACGGCGTGCAGGTCGTCCGCGAGAGCGTGCCGCAGAAGACCCCGGACTACACCGCCGTGGCCACCGAGGCGAAGAACTCCGGCGCCGACGCGCTGATCTACGCCGGCTTCTACGCCGACGCCGCGCCCTTCGCCAAGAAGCTCAAGGAGGCCGGCTTCACCGGCCCGAAGATCGCCTCCGACGGCACCAACGACAAGAAGTTCGTCGAGCTGGCCGGCGACGCCTCCGAGGGCTGGCTGCTCACCTGCCCGTGCGTGGACCCGACCGTCGACCCGGACATCAAGAAGTTCACCGAGGACTACCGCGCCGCCTTCAAGGTCGACCCGGGCACCTACTCGGCCGAGTCCTTCGACGCCGCCAACCTGGTGATCGAGCAGCTCAAGGCGCTCGGCACCGGCGCCACCCGCGAGGCGTTGCTGGCCGCCGTCAAGAAGGCCGACTACAAGGGCCTGACCAAGCGCTACCACTTCGACGACAAGGGCGAGTTCCCCGACAAGGCCGCGTTCCTGTACCAGGTGAAGGACGGCAAGATCGTCTACCAGGGCGACGTCAACACCCTCGCCAACGGCTGA
- a CDS encoding branched-chain amino acid ABC transporter permease yields MSLNQFWDYLVPGVALGALYAVIAIGYTLVYGVLQLINFAHSEVFMLGGFGSLIVLTSITPAHPSALVSVLLVIVGLVVSALVGGATAFGLEKVAYRPLRRRGAPKLIFLISAIGASFFLYNLAGKLFGRDPLPMPHLYDNNVVLHLFGARVTITQLLLLGCALVMMVALDLLVNRTRLGAGIRALAQDAETASLMGVDTDRVISRTFLIGGLMGGVAGFLFGLNTQVSFTMGFNPGITAFAAAVLGGVGSIRGAMLGGLLLGLVESFDVPVFGEEWRYAAAFVVLVAVLMFRPTGILGVKLGRAA; encoded by the coding sequence ATGTCGCTGAACCAATTCTGGGACTACCTCGTCCCCGGGGTGGCGCTCGGCGCCCTGTACGCGGTGATCGCGATCGGCTACACCCTGGTCTACGGGGTGCTCCAGCTGATCAACTTCGCCCACAGCGAGGTCTTCATGCTCGGCGGCTTCGGCAGCCTGATCGTGCTGACCTCGATCACCCCCGCCCACCCCTCCGCCCTGGTCTCGGTGCTGCTGGTGATCGTCGGCCTGGTGGTCTCCGCCCTGGTCGGCGGCGCCACCGCCTTCGGGCTGGAGAAGGTGGCCTACCGGCCGCTGCGGCGGCGCGGGGCGCCCAAGCTGATCTTCCTGATCAGCGCCATCGGCGCCTCCTTCTTCCTCTACAACCTGGCGGGCAAGCTCTTCGGCCGCGACCCGCTGCCGATGCCCCACCTGTACGACAACAACGTGGTGCTGCACCTCTTCGGCGCCCGGGTCACCATCACCCAACTCCTGCTGCTCGGCTGCGCGTTGGTGATGATGGTGGCGCTCGACCTGCTGGTCAACCGGACCCGCCTCGGGGCCGGCATCCGGGCCCTGGCCCAGGACGCCGAGACGGCCTCGCTGATGGGCGTGGACACCGACCGGGTGATCTCCCGCACCTTCCTGATCGGCGGGCTGATGGGCGGGGTGGCCGGCTTCCTGTTCGGCCTCAACACCCAGGTCTCCTTCACCATGGGCTTCAACCCCGGCATCACCGCCTTCGCCGCCGCCGTGCTCGGGGGGGTCGGCTCGATCCGCGGCGCGATGCTCGGCGGCCTGCTGCTCGGCCTGGTGGAGAGCTTCGACGTGCCGGTCTTCGGCGAGGAGTGGCGCTACGCCGCCGCCTTCGTGGTGCTGGTCGCCGTCCTGATGTTCCGCCCCACGGGCATCCTCGGCGTCAAGCTCGGGAGGGCCGCCTGA